The Silene latifolia isolate original U9 population chromosome Y, ASM4854445v1, whole genome shotgun sequence sequence ACAAAGTAGTCACGCAGCACGCATGTATTGTAATACGGAGTATAAGACATAAGAAGACTTGCTTATAAAAATGTGGAATTCGAATGGTAACCTATCAAAGACAAGCTATCTATCTAGTGAAGACGTTGTAGGTTCACAAATACAAAGTACTCGTACATCATTGGAATTAGTCTATACTCTGTAAGACGATTTTACATTATATATTATGTAAAACAGAGGCAAAGTCATGCATGTATTGTAACACAAGGCCTAAGAAGACTTACTTATAAAGATGTGAAATTTGAATTGGTAACCTATCAACGACAAGCCATCTATCTAGTGAGGACTTTATTGTAGATTCGTAAATACGGAGTACATTGTCTGAATCAGTCTATAAGACGATTTTACCCTAAGGTTATGTGCAAACGAATTTCAACTCCCTATTAAAATTACGGTGTAGTTATCAAAAGGTTCACGAGTACATTATTTGATTGCGATAATGAATGGAAATTAGACACAAATTAAGAGAAAGTTGAAGTTAAATTGAAGCCAATAAGCCTTTAATTAAAACAAATCAGAAGGCTAAAGATGAACATTTTTCATGACCTAACAAACCAAAATACAGaacttaaaacaaataaaatacacCCCTTTTAGGCAATGGGCGTGTTCACATCAGTTTAAAGTAAAACCGTCTCATACAAGACCTGGTATGATAAAACCCATTATTTAAGTGGCTCGCTTGGACGACTTCTTCTCCAGGTAGAAGAAAAACGCAAGTGAAATAACAGAGAAGCCGGAGAAAATCGCTGCAGTGATATCAATTGAAGCGTGACGGCCAGTAATGGCAGTGACAATCAAATCAATATTCTTATCCTCACCATAAGCAACTTTAGCACCAGTAGAGTGGACAGCATAGGCTCTAATGAAGTAATGTCCTGTAGGAACATCTTTCTTGACTAAATACTCTGTAGTGTTTCCAGGGGCGGAGTATAGTTTCGTAGCGATGTCGTGTGCGCAGGTTTTGTCTTTGAATAATTCGTCTTCTGTTTTCCTCCATGGCCGGTCGATTTGGCTCTCTTTTCTGTAGCAGAGTTTTACTGCAACTTTGATGTATTTTGCGTCTTCGCCTGGTTTCGTTAGTGTCCATTTTACTGTAATTTTGTCCAATCCAGCTTGTAGATTTGCTGTTTTAGACAAATTCGACACATTAATTTTGGGGCGGTTGTCGATAAGGATAAATAGCAAATTGGCGGTGGGTCGAATTCTTTATCGATACAATTAATTAAGGGCAGGGACGAAGCTCGGACCAAATTTTGCCCTGGGCCGGAATTTTTGTTCCCGTTCACTTACTCACTATATGTTCACTTTTTTCGATGActttatataatataatattattcCATTTAAAATACGatcataaacataaacataaCTTAAATAATCATAAACAACATTAAAAAGTGacaataatttttaaaaaaaatcataaaactatAATCACGATATAACTATAATAGAGCTTGACGCTCTTTCAAATCTTTAAAGGTATTTATAACTGAACTAGTGCTAATTTTTAGCtaactaaaaataaataaatcaaaagCAAGTATGAATTCTAGACAAAGACAAAACTATAAGTCTTTGTCATTAAAATTTGTCATTAAAACTCTAAGTCTACCCATTACCCAACTACCTAAGTACGGATTACCCAAACCAATACACACCTAAGCTCATCTTTCCCATTTCCCAATTACTTCTCGGCTCCCTCTAACCCAAAACACCTAAAACTCATCTTTCCCAATTACCTTTTCTACAGATCAATTAACACCTCCCCCTAAGGCTTACCCAAGCACCAATCTCATTTTGTGAGTTACTAATTTCATTTTGTCCATCGCCCAACTCAATTTTGTTAGCCAATATTATTCCTAAATCCTAACTTAATCAAAATTAGAAGAATTTCATTCATAAGCAGCGATCTATTGCGATTTTTCGGCGATATTGAAGTTATCAAGGCAAGTTATCtagaaaaattgatttttttctcATCCGAATTTACAGAGCTAATGGTATTAAAGAACGAATTTACAATTAATCAAGTAAAGTACTTTTGCTTAATGAAAGAAAACAATAAATTAGGCGAGAAATTACTTGTAAGTTGTAATTGATCAATTGATCTCTGCAATCTCGATCTATCAACCGCAATCCGCAATCGGCAGAAACTCTCGATTTGAGTTTTTTTATAATAACTTTGGGTTTTTTGTTTTTACTTTGTTTTCCAATTTCCAGTAAGGCAGTAACAACTAACAATTAGTAGAATTTTTTTATCCCATAATATAGAAAGTTAATTTTTTAACTATGGTAATTATATTATAGTTAATTTCTTTACAAATTTAAGCCCTCTTTTTCGGTGGTATGCAGCACGAGAATGGAGGAGAAGAtcaaggattttttttttttttttttgtaggataaattttttttccaaaagtCTGCCCGGGCCATGGCCCAGTGGGCCAGTACTGTGCTTCGTCTCTGATTAAGGGGATCGTACTTGATCTTAAATAATACtccgtactattattattacaaaAGAAACATAAAAATTAGGAGGGACGATTTGGTATATTGACAATTTCATTCCTAACACGAATATGATGTTGACGGAGTTTTAACTCaggttatgagttatgagtccACTCATTATGACttttgttttggtaaaaatttatcGTATAGTTATCTAAATTAGTGAGTCAAAGTGAACGTTCTATAACTACGAATGAATAAAAAAGTAACGATGCAAACGAGTATGAAAGGTAACGAGAGAAAGATCGACACAATGAATTTTGgttacgcggaaaacccgatgtgggaacaaccgcggggagggggggggagtcggaatcccgccaagtATGCACTATAATCGAAGTAATTAAGCAAGAAAGGAAACTACAATGGTGTTTGATGAGAATGATATTGAAGAAGAAAAATGACGTTGCTCAGTAATTGTGTATTGCCTTGGAATGAGATCCCCCTCTGGCTGAGTTTTGCTCCTCTTTTTGTAGTTATTATTTTTAGGGTTGGCTCCTACAGGCTCCTCCGCGCACGTTTCCGAGCTTCCAGGGACGGTTACCTATTTTTTAGGAACCAAATATGCTGACCTTTGACCTTTTGACTGGTGCTTTTATTAACATTCAAGTGTGTTTCTCTTACTTTGATCTTGTGGTCCTAGCTATGCCAAGTCATCAATCCCTTTCATTTGATCTCCTCCAACCGGTGCCTGCCACGTGTCCCTTTGACAAAAATTGTAAATTTTGACTCCAACAATTGCCCCCAATTTTCCTTTTCAGCCTAAGGGTGACGAGGGAAATTAATTTTTCAGGTTTTGGATGTTGTCGCCATTCTGCCGGAACAAGTGCATGTTTGTTGGACATAACGAACATAGTTCAAAACTCCTGCTCTAGACCCAGAATTTCTGCGTTTCCCTGCTCCTGCTGGTAGACACTAATTTTGGTGAGGTAGGTAAGTAGGCGAAGCTGCCTGCTCCAGGATCTTCTTCCAGGCTCTCTACggctgatgcgtgcattttatatagcctttttaagcctttttgtaacaccccccatctaccaaggagccttaacaagaccttccctagcagataagcgcattaccatctcggtcgcccgagatcagtaataatcaaatgtcgataaaagaacaattatattaattacaagtgatttaaccaAACAActgatacaaaagatacaactcgtggtAACTATCAACtaggtgaaactatctctgccatgactcgtgataGATAGACTCGTCCCTtcaagcacccagctaagatccatacatcaacctgctaagactgactgctcaccataatggatcacggtagacacaacacaaaacacaacacaacaaaaccacacaaggtcagtaactgaggtaacaacacaaaagcagacacaacacaaaTTACAACATTACACATAtacaccacctcctccaaccgaccacacatctctgactgcccgaaggttcagtcctgccagtgggggaccgtagccgttcccacctaagccccgctcatctttccGAGCGACAaactcatgttccttaatgtgcacatcccttctgtggcgggttccacagaaagcgaatcaagggcgtgaagtcactcccgcaagtgactccactcagccgaggacgcacctcgagaaccacagacaacaatcacaaccagctATACAAAAAACAATCACCAACTACTATCTCAACACAATTAATCAACTACCACAACCGAACATCAACAATACACTAATCCAATTATGCACCAACAAAAAACCCTttagacaatcaacagtactgagtaggcgaacctacctttaacaaCCGCATcgattccgcgtccgatcacAAGATAACAATCAACCATCAACACCACCTATAGCAACCATcacaaccatctattactactaccacaaccatAACTGAAAacaaagatgacgatgatgatgatgatgatgacaacatacctatacaaagcaatccggcgtaaagaccgctacccgacttaaGCATCCCATCCCTTTGGTGTAACCATCCTCAAGGGTCTCAAGTAGAGGAACTATGGTGGAGGAAAGTGGAATGACGGCATTTAGGTTTTGGGAGAAAGGAGAAATGATTTGGATTTCACGATTATATGATTTATAACTACAaactcgttactcgatcgagtggcatctacttgatcgagttcccaagctactcgatcgagtagcctcagctagatcgagtaacatgTACTCAAAGGCTCATATCATCATAAGTCATCACTCTTAAGGTTTTCCGAAGGTTAAGGCAGGTGTATAAGGTCAGTCAACATCGGTCaatgggtccctaaaaggacgggtattacacttatttgcacgcatttctatgcaattCCCGTAGTTTTGGGCTATGAAATGTCCTGAATATtttactttggttcgtttggctttaattgcaggaatggacctagAAGAAGCAGAATGAAGCCTTTTACTGTCCCTTTAGCTCGCATTTAGGAGATAgaagatttggagcggaaatacctactatcttgggatgcgtgaagtcgccTTGGAAGCTAAAATCATACGTCTTATGGCTGTGGTTCAGTGGCatttaactcgatcgagaggttttgctggcttagttcctcgatcgagtactttgtggAGTTGAGAAGACCTCGATTGAACCCCTGccgtgttcgatcgagaggtggctatttggaggtcctcgatcgagtagggtttctactcgatcgagtaggttttctactcgatcgagaggttttggctggaagatggtcgatcgaggagttttaaAGTACTTGATCGGCCAGTTTGCTATCTGACGCGAGATTTTCTTGCGTGAACTTATTATTTTGATATTTTAAGTTACGTGTTTAGGGAATAAATATccttcctatataaaggaaagacttaattaggtttaggagatTTTTATCGAATCTTTAGTCATTAATTTCATAACTTAATTACTCTTGCGACGTTACTTTGCTTTCTATTTTCCGGATATCCTTTTGTGTAATCTTTCTTTACTCTCTTTTATTCAATTCAATTCCTTTTGCACACTTAATTTATCGTTCTTTAATTTCTGTTAGTTCGATCTTagtattgttatttggtttatgcTATTTTTGTTTATTCATCTTAATACCATGTTTGCGATTGCTTTATTAATCGTTgttgttttatttatcgttatgagtagctaattatctattgctaggattagggagccatgatagtaaaacaatgatgctttaattagtttaggaggttgAGTGCACGCAACTGAATTAATTAACCCGGtcaaattcagacctagatcggaagattggaatgaatagacatgttatgaacagtagactacattaatcagagcggaagctatttaggaagaatctagggcggatagcggaccggaaggacctttccactacccttctcacatcaaaccgactgaccttacctttagctgatttgtgtaatatcatggtgaaccgacatcctagcatctttctctttatttgattaaTCTCTATTTCATTCTTGCCAATTTTTATTGTTGTTTCTTATATTGCTTTTATTACAGttcgttagtttagtcaaaacaactcaatcaaaccccaattttgtgaccgtagacagactgaataacaagtagatagtgaccgcctccatgtggagtacgatacccgacttacctctgctatattagttagatccggctggtttatttttgatagggttgcgacagccgtgtcaaattttggcgccgttgccggggaggcaactattttatttacttgtttattttagtttgttttagtctcaagggatttttaattccttgaggcagttcttattcttttctcttagttttgtttatgcccaggtccaaCAGGTCAGAGTTAGTACCAGCTGATTCTGAACCTGAGAGGACTTTTCGCCGTAGACAAAACTTATTGAGAGAGATTCgtcgagaggaagacttgagtactcttgaaCCAGTTCTTGAAAATTTCACCTTTGCAGAAGctcagtctttagaggaagacaaTTCTATTTCTGCAACCGTTACTAAATCTGCGACGATGCCTAAcattgctagtcattctgagccgacagctgtaTCTATTCCTAAGGATTTCAACTTTCAAGCTTGCAACCGATGAGGGGAGTACCTTCGATATTCGTCCCTCTTAtattaatctggtggagagaaacctGTTTAGAGGAGTATCTGGTGAGGATCCGAGAAAGCATATTGATAgcggggtttgtcgcactcccccaatcaaacaattaactcaactaatgtagtacggtagtcgaggtcgaaccacaaggagatcaaAAATTGAATACTAGTTTTGTCTTAAATTACAAGTTAGCTACGTGAATCAAAATTGGTTGATTATAAGATCTAGACACTAAACTAGGCAAGTAAGAAAGACACCGAATAAGAAAGATATTGCTATCAAATAAATTATGGGACTACAAATTGTATTATTGTAAAGGTCAAACAAGCAACTACAACCATGATTAACAAGACTCAAAGTCAAGCCTCCACTCCCATGGATAGACCTAACTAACGAATTAGACGATTCTAATTAACCCAAATAAACCCCAACTAATTACACCCAACTCCCATTGATAGTAAAATTAGTTTTCAAGGTTTAATTATCTAAATTAATCTCACAAGTCCAACTCAAGAGAACAACCAATCATATCCAAAAAATCAAAAGATAAGTCAAATACCACAACTAAATCAAGCTTGTTCTTCCTCTAACAAAAATACAACCTCTAGACAAATAACTACTCACAAAATATGATTATAATACCATAAAATATACTACCCATTACTCTAATCACAACATTAAACATGATAAAGACAATAAAGATTGTAACTTTAATCTAACTTAATGACTAAAATTAATAaacataacaataattaaaaatgacaataaataaaaaggagagaagAAATGGTACCAAATTTGAAAGGAAATTGCATATATGAGATGAAATTAGTCTTACCAACCCAAAAGATTACACCTTAAATCACTAATTAATCTATTTTTAAACTAATTAAGAGTGAGTTTATGAGGAAAATACCCTAAAACTAAACTATTCCTATTGCTACTGCTTCCGTCTTCTACTCTCTGCCCAGAATTACCAAAAATGACGGCTCCCGTCTTTCTGCCGTTCTCCACCCACCAAAAATGAAGCCCTGCTTGTGTCTTCTACCTACTTGCTTTTCTGTCTCTTCTTTATTGCTATACAAGTTGCTGGACTCTTTAACAAGTGGAGTGTTATCATATGAGATAAAATCATGTGTCCAAACTCCAAACCCAACAAAATAGCCCAATACCATGCTCTTGTTTTGCAAATTAATTTGGTTCATTTTCTTTCGATTCTTCGTTGATCCGTCTTGACCGCTTTACATACTCGTACTTGGCACCTATAAAATAAAAAGACAAAAAGCAGTACCAATATTCAAAAATAATATATAATTTCATTATttaaaactaattaactaatacTCTATTTAACACTAATATGAGTGAATAAAGACCGACTCGAGTTATTAATTCGATCAACTAATTAAGGGATAAAATGTGGGATAAAAATACGTAAAATAAGgcgttatcaaatctccccacacttatctcttactcgtcctcgagtaagctcattaattAAACTAAGACCCTTAATATAAAAGGACTAGCTAAACtactaatatccgatgaaaggcaatgaacatgccttctccgtcccttcaactcacaacgaaacacaatgaggtatgtgcttcgttgcaaggcaagtgggggcttgcgaaAAATTGGACACATCCTAACATGAAACACATAACAAGCAATATGTTGTATCAACAAAATGAATAggcacttttctcatctaagtggcggagtcaactaaGAGGGAACAAATATAAGGTCATATACTCCGTCACAAATACTGGTTCAACAAACCACTAAGTCTAAGAGAATAGAaccaaatcacctccaaatggtgttaaactagatttactttcgtcctcaatttccaaatgctttcatcaagggcgatcggatggcGTGGAATGATGATCCACTTGATGCTAGTGGCATAAGCCATGACAAgcctcgaattctctacaaaagtaaaggtcatggatcgtcccaaattcgacaaggtggcataacaaaaaggtttttgggaatgaagtgctcaagtCATTGTACAAAAAGGTGGATTTGACtatcattcaaaatttgacctcatttcaacttccgcatatcacatttcaaaactttaagatggggtttgtcccttcgttctaatgtcctttgcttttgccaatcgcttattaggcaaccggttaacctctagacagtAGCTTTTCGAGATGATAGTAACTCTGtctttgggcggttgaattcacaaccatgtgggggcccaattcaatggatccctgaccaaagcacatcgaagtggtacgcctgcATCAAAACAACTAACTTCGCAAAATTTTAACATTTCAAAACACTTTGAGGTTTCATGGGCATTTAAAAAAAGTTTTCACatcacaaaatctttgaaatgagcactttaaacttattaatgaaaagtatttttgggttacCAAACCACtaagtcaatcaaggtcacctagacaactTAACCAAGTCaatatcgcatcacggggttggataagtgactcacatgcaaacccttgactaggctttgggtcatgggtcaaaagacactagtatgacacaacctagggtgtTTTAAATCCATTtaagtaggcaaagtcttaagttgaaaagaGTATTTGTAACGGCCTAAACGCTCTTGTCAAtgttcccaattaggcacttttccaAAATATTTCACCTAATGCAACTATATGTCATGAATGCAACTAGTATATGCATGTTATAATGCAAGTGCAACTATCAAACTATATGCCAAAAAGACTAATGCAACTAATCCTAACAATACATAGGCACACATCAccaagttccaaaattggaacATCCTCCACAACATAAAAAGCCCAACCTCCTCAATtataaataagagaaaagagagggAGTAAGGAGAAGATGTAttacccgcgaatttctcattttgacatttataatttatttaatcattctattacattattttatattttaaattatttaatttaattaatttcgtgttaaacataatttttataaaagttacatttttataagcgtgtttatatatatatatatatatatatatatatatatatatatatatatatatatatatataggaatgggatcatgtgaggatacactatctttttgaggattgaggatttcgttacaatatcataggttgttcaatacaatatcacaggttattcgataaaatatcacaaaaaaaaaacacctgtacagaaaaaaaaaattataattttttttttttaaaaaaaaaaaataaaatttggcAGAGGTcggatttttcgtgatattgtattgaagaacctgtgatattgtattcactaatcctcaatcctcaaataataataataataataataataataataataataataataataataataataataataataataataataataataataataatttcgtcTTATGTTACCGTTTAGTAAAGATCGTCGTATTTCTCTTGTAAAGCTATTTTaattcggaccaacccgattccgacaacacaacacaacacactcacctactcTCTAACTTcaataattttattatttttattattattattattattattattattattattattattattattattattattaatattattattattattattattattattattattattattattattattattattattattattattattattattattattattattattattattattattattattattattattattattattattattattattatgcgcgcagctttcattaaaataaaaataagagtttacatgaaattggtggggagccgagagacaatctgggctcccacacccttggCAATAGCAAAGCTGTAAcaccgcgaattttccattttgacattttaaatttattaaactgttcgattactttatttcatatttttgaattattcaatttaattaattttatgtcaaatacgatttttataaacgtattatataaaagctcgtttatataaaaatacgtacgattaaattatatctttaaggcatgatttatataataatatatatatatacgtatttttggtcggataataatagtgacgataataatgaccgtaataataataataattcccgtctcaatttccgtctaactatagaccgtcacattttcatatatGAGGCAAATTTGTTCGGACCAATCTGATCCCTACTACACCTACTCACTCACCTTatctctattattattattattattattattattattattattattattattattattattattattattattattattattattattattattattattattattattattattagtattgttgttgttccCTACATATCCACccccatttccttttcttgttCCTTTTTCAAGCGTCAAacaaagaagaacaataatcCCCTACAACAACTCCATTTTCGTGACATAAAAACCCAGATCCCGccttcatttctcaaccaaactccattattttgtaccattagcttcctcgtccaTTCCTCATTATTTTAAGGTAATAAAGTTTGAGTTTTGACTGAGTTTTCAAAAAGGCCGTCTTAAAAGACAGCTCGGTTCTTTATACTTTTCCTCATTTTGTATGCTCAGTTTTAGTTGCGTCTCACTTCCGTCTCATTTCTGTCTTAAATTCCGTCTGAAAATTTATAGCTATGATGATTTATCATACAagtatataataataattatatatacCTTTTGTTTAGTTGGTTGTATGTGAGATGGGTTGAATAAGGGGTTGGAGTAGCCAAATACGAATCGTAGTATGGTAACGTGATTTCGTTTAAGGACCAATTAAAGATAATTAAAGTTTGGTAGCATGATGTCATCGACATGAATAATCGTAGCAATGGGACTCCACTCTCCAGGGAATGAATTTTGTGTACAACGGATCACGTTGTTTGCTAAAGGTGTATTATTAGTTTAATAAGTGGATTGACACAAAAGTGTGTTAGATTATGCGTAAAGGGTTTTGTATATTGATTGGTTGGTCGAAATTGAATTATATTGAGAATTGAGGTATTGGATTTTTGATATTGTATTTTAATTGTCGTACCCTTTGGCCTCGAccagtgggtgagtagcttagagttataCTCTAAATGTTGAGCAATTCCTTTAATGGAAATCTGGTTACTAtagagtattatattatgagacggagtaatgagtaggacggagtaatgagagagatggagtagagagttgagattgaattaattaTTGGGACGAGAGTGACTATTATAATGTTGGCGTCAGCTTTGAGCATATAATCATGATATCTGGTTGTTCGGGTTGTGTTGAGCGGGTATGGGGAGTTAGTTTAGGTACGTTTTTGTGGTTGTGTTAACCTCGTATGATGGTTGGTTGGGCCGTGTTTTGGGTCTTGAGTCATAGTATTAGTTTGCCCATGGCGCAAATTCGGTCATTGAAATTATTTGAATGTCCGTCTCATTCTTATACAAATACATGTACATTCACTTATATGGGTTGTTGTCGTTGGGATGTTGGCCTAGCAGCGGCCTGGCCGTGGCTTTCTTgtagcctggccgtggcctgtTGTTAGCCTAGCAAAAGAAATTTGGCAGTGGCCTAGCCGTGGCTTTGgccgtggcctggccgtggcctaggcagtggcctggccgtggcctcggcagtggcctggctaagtcgcgagtttgggccgtatctataaattgttttgaggctagtttggtttatttaaaaaa is a genomic window containing:
- the LOC141629629 gene encoding high-affinity nitrate transporter 3.1-like; the protein is MGKMSLANLQAGLDKITVKWTLTKPGEDAKYIKVAVKLCYRKESQIDRPWRKTEDELFKDKTCAHDIATKLYSAPGNTTEYLVKKDVPTGHYFIRAYAVHSTGAKVAYGEDKNIDLIVTAITGRHASIDITAAIFSGFSVISLAFFFYLEKKSSKRAT